A genomic window from Anticarsia gemmatalis isolate Benzon Research Colony breed Stoneville strain chromosome 22, ilAntGemm2 primary, whole genome shotgun sequence includes:
- the LOC142982861 gene encoding uncharacterized protein LOC142982861, with amino-acid sequence MASDSDVKIQSGLEIAEREFVLHLISLYRDNPVLWDASNEHYTNKFRRIVALKRICDALKSYRPNYTIEELKKKLNILRTNFNKERNKIEARKTMSPEEEPEPILWYYNEMAFLIGQEVHAKRNTSIVNNESNQTKILRNLKRKKISIVSTKSLSSKEPGNEEDIQAKCWAMKLRKLAPDQRLFAEKIINDTLFEAELGTLTRHGATFNAAPAVWSHFTTEAHSPG; translated from the exons ATGGCTTCCGATAGTGATGTGAAAATCCAATCGGGTTTGGAAATAGCCGAACGCGAATTCGTTTTACATCTTATTTCGCTTTATCGAGATAATCCCGTGCTCTGGGACGCGAGTAACGAACATTATACGAATAAATTTCGAAGAATTGTCGCTTTGAAACGAATTTGCGACGCGTTAAAGTCATATAGACCGAATTATACTATAGAAGAGTTGAAGAAAAAGCTTAATATTCTACGAACTAACTTTAATAAGGAGAGAAATAAGATTGAAGCGAGAAAAACTATGTCGCCTGAAGAAGAGCCCGAACCAATTTTATGGTATTACAATGAAATGGCGTTTTTAATTGGTCAAGAAGTGCACGCGAAAAGGAATACGAGTATTGTG AACAACGAgtcaaatcaaacaaaaattctGCGCAACTTGAAACGTAAGAAGATCAGCATTGTGTCGACTAAATCGTTAAGTTCTAAAGAACCTGGCAATGAGGAGGATATCCAGGCAAAATGCTGGGCTATGAAGCTGAGGAAGCTGGCTCCAGACCAGCGACTGTTTGCCGAGAAGATTATAAACGATACGTTGTTTGAAGCCGAGCTGGGAACTCTGACCAGACATGGAGCTACCTTCAATGCGGCTCCTGCTGTGTGGAGCCATTTCACCACGGAGGCACATTCACCGGGATGA
- the LOC142982728 gene encoding uncharacterized protein LOC142982728, producing MEANSDVPAIIDSERDFVILLLKLYRENSLLWDTTKDDYTNKYRRHVALNNICNALKVYRPNYTVQELKRKLNILRTNFNKERNKIEKRKAESVEGEAEPILWYYNEMTFLIGQEAVVKRTAPSVANKKPPHPKLIRRLKRPKISIITDPLKSKDGLDKEEEILAQCWAMKLKKLTAEQRLYAEKIINDTLFEAELGTLTRHGATFNSEPVAWVGYSSEDDGSTFKCPKGE from the exons ATGGAGGCGAATAGTGATGTGCCCGCCATTATCGACTCGGAACGCGATTTCGTTATTCTACTACTGAAACTTTATCGAGAAAATTCCTTGCTTTGGGACACAACAAAAGAcgattatacaaataaatacagaagGCATGttgcattaaataatatttgcaatgCATTAAAAGTTTATAGGCCAAATTATACGGTGCAAGAATTGAAGCGAAAGTTGAATATTTTGCGAacgaattttaataaagaaagaaataagataGAAAAGAGGAAAGCTGAATCTGTTGAGGGAGAAGCCGAGCCTATTTTGTGGTATTACAATGAGATGACTTTTCTCATTGGACAAGAAGCTGTAGTGAAAAGAACTGCGCCTTCAGTTGCg AACAAAAAGCCCCCGCACCCGAAACTGATACGCCGTTTAAAAAGGccaaaaataagtataataactgATCCTTTAAAGTCCAAAGATGGTTTGGACAAAGAGGAAGAGATTCTAGCACAATGTTGGGCCATGAAGCTGAAAAAACTAACCGCAGAGCAGAGACTGTATGCTGAAAAGATCATCAATGATACACTTTTTGAAGCCGAACTTGGGACTTTGACAAGACATGGCGCTACTTTTAACTCTGAGCCTGTGGCGTGGGTGGGGTACTCCAGCGAAGACGATGGATCGACCTTCAAGTGTCCTAAAGGAGAATAA
- the LOC142982887 gene encoding putative salivary secreted peptide, giving the protein MMKQVLFGLFAILAVVSASEVQPKKEFEPVVVVDSVDDGRTAETRNLNIGGVYPGDRLLYSNYFSKAPMANAIQSQDITYRSNSSATRITAIQVNEVGYTQWATARVTAGGLNRNTVTIRLSSARGYGYYFALRIYGR; this is encoded by the exons ATGATGAAACAAGTGCTATTCGGTCTGTTCGCCATCCTGGCTGTGGTGAGCGCCTCAGAGGTGCAGCCGAAGAAGGAGTTCGAGCCCGTGGTGGTGGTAGACTCCGTGGACGATGGCCGCACAGCTGAGACTCGCAACTTGAATATCGGAGGCGTTTACCCCGGAGACAGACTGCTTTACAg CAACTACTTCTCCAAGGCGCCAATGGCGAACGCGATCCAGTCTCAGGACATCACGTACCGCAGCAACTCTTCGGCCACCAGGATCACGGCTATCCAAGTGAACGAGGTGGGGTACACGCAGTGGGCCACGGCTCGCGTCACCGCTGGCGGTCTGAACCGCAACACCGTCACTATCCGTCTCTCGTCCGCCAGAGGCTACGGTTACTACTTCGCACTTCGCATTTATGGCCGTTAA
- the LOC142982775 gene encoding uncharacterized protein LOC142982775, translating to MKIGREPWMVEMRGQIFFMLASLLCSVTGAAVDPQEDTEVLKEDYWVDGNHNVNVGWIEQGNFLLFRRDFYMAPMSFITHRLEFTFTEPNIVITAIQATEKSFSKGAYVKIIAGGVNRNSVSFRLTSETGKGFFFLVQVWGYRV from the exons ATGAAGATTGGTAGAGAGCCTTGGATGGTGGAG atgaggggtcaaattttttttatgttggcAAGTCTGCTGTGTTCCGTCACTGGAGCCGCCGTGGACCCTCAGGAAGACACCGAAGTGCTGAAGGAAGACTACTGGGTTGATGGCAACCATAACGTGAATGTAGGGTGGATCGAACAGGGCAACTTTCTGCTCTTCag GAGAGACTTCTACATGGCACCCATGAGCTTCATAACCCATAGGCTTGAGTTCACCTTTACCGAGCCTAACATAGTGATAACAGCTATACAAGCGACTGAAAAGTCTTTCAGCAAGGGAGCCTACGTGAAAATCATCGCTGGAGGAGTCAACAGAAACTCAGTAAGTTTCAGGCTCACGTCTGAAACTGGCAAGGGTTTCTTTTTCCTTGTACAAGTTTGGGGTTATAGAGTGTag
- the LOC142982898 gene encoding uncharacterized protein LOC142982898, with protein MRNSILFVVFAVIALYVSAAVIDPEESLVEEAQFEDLNEEYGYEEDAAVEDVPIGVRFPSYLFLGSVNVGNMLCLRRYFNMPAVPSVAHTQSFVYTNSTCRITAVVVSEGALRMAPRVRTTAGGLNSNTVTLQFSSARGGGYHYLVEIWGTRV; from the exons atgaggaactcaatattatttgtagtattCGCTGTCATAGCACTGTATGTTAGTGCAGCGGTCATTGACCCCGAAGAGAGCCTGGTAGAAGAAGCACAGTTCGAGGATCTCAATGAAGAGTATGGCTATGAAGAAGATGCCGCAGTTGAGGACGTACCCATAGGAGTACGTTTCCCCAGTTACCTGTTCTTAGGGTCTGTAAATGTTGGGAATATGCTGTGCTtaag GAGGTACTTCAACATGCCAGCTGTACCATCCGTGGCACATACTCAGAGCTTCGTGTACACCAACAGTACTTGTAGAATCACCGCTGTTGTAGTGTCCGAGGGTGCATTAAGGATGGCTCCGAGGGTCCGCACCACGGCCGGCGGACTGAATTCCAATACCGTCACCTTGCAGTTCTCGTCTGCTCGAGGAGGGGGATACCACTACTTGGTCGAAATCTGGGGTACGAGGGTATAA
- the LOC142982776 gene encoding uncharacterized protein LOC142982776: protein MMKNALLLAVLAVLSAYVSAAAVDSVQTTDAETRRAGDLVIGTIGSGDRVLYRNWHNMPPVPQALWGRDVIYRGSARITAIRAIEVDNNPTSIATLVEGGIGDTTATIRLVAARGFGFYFRVEVYGQWSGNCRVTGRKLKMKNLVLFAVLAVVAAVASGAVIQQGAVGRSNLQVGYVASGDRLLYRNYFYKAPYPNAVQSQDIIYRGSRSTRITAVQASEVGYTQYAHAYIISGGVGSNNVTVRLATARGYGYYYMVDIYGR, encoded by the exons ATG ATGAAGAACGCACTATTATTAGCCGTGTTGGCGGTGCTGTCTGCCTACGTGAGCGCTGCAGCTGTCGACAGCGTCCAGACGACTGACGCTGAGACCAGACGCGCTGGAGACCTCGTCATCGGCACCATCGGCAGTGGCGACAGAGTTCTTTACAG GAACTGGCACAACATGCCACCGGTGCCACAAGCGCTGTGGGGCCGTGACGTGATCTACCGCGGCAGTGCCAGAATTACGGCGATCCGTGCCATTGAGGTTGACAACAACCCGACCTCCATCGCCACGCTCGTGGAGGGCGGCATCGGAGACACCACAGCAACCATCAGACTCGTTGCCGCCAGGGGCTTCGGCTTCTACTTCAGGGTCGAGGTTTACGGCCAG TGGTCGGGAAACTGTCGTGTCACTGGAAGGAAACTGAAG atgAAGAATCTAGTATTGTTCGCGGTGTTAGCCGTGGTGGCCGCGGTCGCCAGCGGGGCAGTCATCCAGCAGGGAGCCGTCGGGAGGTCCAACCTTCAAGTCGGATATGTTGCTTCTGGAGATCGTCTGCTATACAg aaactATTTCTACAAGGCGCCGTACCCGAATGCGGTCCAGTCCCAAGACATTATCTACCGAGGGTCCAGGTCGACGAGGATCACAGCAGTCCAAGCGTCCGAGGTTGGCTACACACAGTACGCTCACGCCTACATCATCTCAGGAGGGGTAGGCAGTAACAACGTCACTGTCCGCCTCGCTACGGCTAGAGGCTATGGGTATTATTACATGGTAGATATATACGGCCGTTAA